A segment of the Mytilus trossulus isolate FHL-02 chromosome 12, PNRI_Mtr1.1.1.hap1, whole genome shotgun sequence genome:
TTTTACTGCcgcaaattgagtttacctagcgACCTGGAGCAGAGATAGGTAAACagatatttgcgacagtaaaatcaagttttacgaaggacaagcttaaaatacaatacagttatctccattctaatgcctCATATTAAACAACTACACCTCATACTACAACAACCTGTTGATGGATAAGTTGAAATCtattgatgataaaagtaaataattttttataaaggacTAGAGCCAAATCTATTGATCAAACCTTACCTCTCTAActcaaactttgaatttagaaaattgATACTTAGAATCAGTGACCATccattattaattgaaaaaggaaggcattttaaaattcctCATGAAGAGAGACTGCAAAAAATGCAAAGTACTAGATGATGAGAAACATTTCTTGATAAATTGTTCTCATAATTCAAATACatgtgtattttttatatttaacattttttgattgcATTAACAGAGAAAGTAATTCATTTGCTAATCTCACTGAAAAtgacaaagttatatatatacttaacccATCAGCACCAACACAAGTGAATAAACTAGGAGTCTAggatcctttataaaaaaagtcaatggaactgaggacaggggaccctTTAATATTTACCTGAGTTTGTGTATATACATTGAGTTACTTAGTTGCTGTAAAACAACTTATTTTCAcgaatactttatttcgcgtttataCTCAGTTAGTCAACTTCGCAGCGATTTAATTTCGTGATAATCTTATTTGCTTAATGGTTTGATAGGGAAAAATCAAAGTTAAACCTTTTTGCGACGATTTAATTTcacgttatttttctactcacGAAAATAAATTGCTTGCAAAatttagttggtttacagtattgtttttatttgattttgttgttgttatgtgtcacaaactgtaaagtttatatggcaataaagctttgaatttgaatttgaattaaaataaatgtcatttaataaatattttggcttaaaaatggtataaatgaaaaagtccACAAACTGTTGCATTGTCTTTAGCATCTAAACAATGCGATGTCATGGTTACTTTTCATACGCTTCAGAATGGTTTCAATATAGACTAATACCTATAGGGGCAATACCTTTATACCTTTTTATGTTTACCTGTTATTGGCCTTTTTCAAGgtgttgttaactgttatctGAGATAAATTTAAACTGTTAACTTTGATCAgcatttttgtaaactttttttgcaaaaatcaaggtgttgttAACATGTAAATGGGCCCCCTTATGCCCCTCCTTACCATTATTGTAAAcccaatttaatttaaaattgtttactgGTTATATATTAGGGCTGCCAAATCAAAAATTACTTCTCATTCagattgaaaaagaaattataaatggTTTATAACATAAACTACTCACAAATATGGCCTTGTTTAAAACTCTTTACTACAGACTCACATGTGCACCTGCAGTCATACGTTTTGAGACATTGCTCAATTTgctggatatatatatatacataaaaattcAACCCCTTTAACTTaggttaaataatttataaaatttattagaGTCTCATTTAAATGAACATCATTttctggtatatttttttttataaagaaatatgGTTAATGAGTTGATATTTTTATCACTACCACAAATCACTTATTTTATCTATGTCtgtaagatttgaaaaaaaaattcttgtgaCAAAAAGTCAGGATACTCAACAATGTAAATTGTtatgaaaaatgttaatttgttataaaattgtcaattaaatTGTAAATGAGGAAATCTGTTGTGGGAGTGTACTGCATATGTCAAGGAGGAAGGAAGTACTTGCAACTTTCATAATCGATTTATAGTCTTGCTTGCCAGTTCATATAATTGACCCTATAAGGGGATAATCAGAGATAATTTTTTTAGTTGTCTCCCTTAGCAGGGCCAAACATTTTCATTGAgtaatttaatataatatagaattgattttttttaattttatgtggTTATTTTAAGCACCTTGAAATCCAGGTAAGGTGGGTATAAATTCAAGAATTGGTACAAAATCCGGAAATATTGTTAAACCttcatgtaaaataattaactttttgtgttttaatattttcagtACTCCTTGTCTGTAGAGGCAAATCCAATAAGAGAAGTGGTGTGCTGGTGTTGGGAATATGTGAATCAGGGAAAACTCTGTTGTATACCAGGGTAGGtacaaaacatatacacaaCACACTCCAATTACAGACCTTTTTGGATCCCAACCCAACCTTTGCACCAGAAACTCTATGTTAGATTTTTAagttacatatacatatatataagtcATGTAAGTTGGTGTgattaaaatcttttttcattCACTATATATTCATTACATCTATTgagttaaaatacaaaaattcctctttgtgttttataagatcaacatttttttttaaacatcctTATCTTAACTATTACACATATATTAGAAGGCAACAAGAACTAATTTCTAATTGTGAAAAGTAttctactttaaaataaattgtgaaattaaTTTGAGAGGTATCAAAGTGGTACATTGtaataatacttttatatttgtGCAAAACTGTACaatcatgtatatgttttactgtgactgttttttgttttgtagctTGTTCATCAGAATTACACAGACACCTTTTCCTCAATAGCCAGTAATTCTGGAAGCTACCAAGTTCAAGGAAAGGTactgtaaatacaaaatagttCTACTTATTTTATGATACAATGAgcactgtaaattcagaaagaagacaaggtttttattattgcgaaaaaatgAGACAGGattataatcacaataatttaaactcgcattttgaaatcttTAACATGAAATAAACAGGATTTTCCTCAATATCGCACAGATTAAAAACGCATTTTAAACTTCCCAAATGACAgattcacaataataaatgtaagcaataatttttgaatatatatatatacagtaattAAAAGGAGTTAAATTACTGCAGAGATGTGTCTTTGAGTTGCATGACTGTATTACAAGcctatacatgtaatacattcCTTTAGTGTTTGTTTAGGTCAAGTCATAGAAAATTGAATTCAATTGTAAATTGTAAGATTTCAATGACATACAGCATACTTTTATTAAGATGAAAAGTATTACTATAATGCATCTTTACTTTGCATCTTTACTTATATATTAGTTTGAGGAAAGAAAAGTTGaatttataatattgttgtaaacCCGGAGATATAAAGGTAGTCTAACTAGTTGAGTTAGGGAATATCTTCTTTGGCTCAATTGGTTAGAGTGCTGCCTTTAGATCCTGCGATTGAGGGTTTGAATCCTGCTGGTACCATCCATTGATTTTCACAACAATGGCGCTGCAAGCATCTGCTACTGGTACAATGGCGCTGCAAGCATCTGCTACTGgtacaaaatttgtatatagaaTATTGCCTGGCAGTGAGATGTTAGAATTGGTCATGAGGTTTGACCAGTCGGTCATAGGATACCATGACAATTCTAGGTGACATCTAAAGAACTGGCCAGAGGGTTTTCTGAGTAGAAGTCTCGGGGTTGTACAGTAGTGGACCTGTGAGTTGCTTGGATGGATGGTACGCAGCCCGAAAAAAGAACAGGGGGAAGAATGTTGTATACCCGGAGATATGAAGGTAGTTTAACTACGTAGTTGAGTTAGGGAAGATCTTCTTTGGCTCAATTGGTTAGAGCGCTGCCTTTAGATCCCGAGATTGAGGGTTCGAATCCCGCAGGTACCATCCATGGATTTTCACAACAATACTTTAGTTCTATCAATTACTgcattgagttatttttttctcttactGCCAGAATAAAAGTTATTGttagaaaatatcaaattttaccagacattttcctttttccttttaacAGAATAAGAGTTTAAGGATAATTGATGTACCAGGCCATGAGAGATTAAGACAGACAATGCTGCACCAGTATAAAAGCTTAGCAAGGTAAAGGCTTTTAAAAGTATACTTTTATAGCTGACGATCCAGTATGGGACTTGCCCATTTTTGAAGGCCAAACAgctgacctacagttgttaatttctgtgtcatttggtctcttgtgaagagctgtctcattggcaatcttaccacatcttttaCCAGTGTTTTGattgatgaaattatttttttttcaaatttgaaacatcctcaaaaaaatatagatacgaaaataagaagatgtggtatgctttccATTGAGATTTAACTCTCCATCagggaccaaatgacatagaactTAACGTCTTTAAATAACCATatgacctttaacaatgaggaaaacctATACTTCATAATTATCTATAAAAAgcactgaaatgacaaatataaaacaattcaatcaagaTAACTAATGgctgatttatgtaaaaaacaGTAAATGAAAACCAGATATGATATACAGCACCAAACAACAACCTCTGATTTAAAGGCTCCAGACTTGAGACAGAAACATACAAAATGTGACAGGATTAAACAATTTAGTGTGTATCTTTGAACTGTTTGTTTATGTAGTAAAATAATTTACTAAGGTTAAAAACCCTTGTAGAAAATTTTCAAGTTAAGCAAATGGTCAGCatatttaaaactttgtttatattttttacagggGTATTATATTTATGGTTGACAGCTCAACCttacaaaaagaaattaaagatgTTGCAGAGTaagtttatattaaaaaatagatgTACTCATGAAATCAGTCAGTAAGATGAAAAATAGAGTATACATTTAAAAAGGCACTCTCGAcatatagaaaaatgaaaagttaGAGGTAGTATAGTAACAGAAGCATGCAAAAGATATTGCTTTCTTAGCCGTTATATTGTTTGTTACAGTATCCATACggatagataaaaaaaacttgtaaaaatttcgaatattatttaaatacatgtactggctttattttatgtttaaatctttataaaagctgaaagaaaattatgttttcttcttgtcttaaatattaaaataataaaataaaaatcctaTTTGTTCAAGTTTTGCTGTATcctatatcaaatttatagcaGAATTAGTTCATTGTAATATAAAAGGAGGTGGTACTGGTTGAAAACTTGAGATCACCTAACAATAACTATCCCTGATTTTTATATTGGCCATGGATATTTATTTGTCAGTCTTTATTATTGAGATAGTGGTGACATTGTCAAGACAACTTATTTCTGTAAaggtcttttgaaaaaaatcattatattattattaatacatgtacatgtactatgcaattgttttataacTGTGTATTTGGTCGAACTTTCAGGAGTCTTGTCAATCAATTATACCAAtcttataatatttgtttaaaattaactttttaaatgctTGTGACTGGATTTTATTTTATGCTCTATTGAATATTCTTTTTTGGTGAAATATAAAGTTGAGCGAAAAAGCTTTGCTAGagattttttatagtttgttagTGGTCAACTGGTTTCATGAATTGTTACCTCAGACATTTAGTAAAAcgttatgatattttatttttagttttctatacaCAGCACTTAGTGACAGTGTTATATCATACAATATCCCACCTGTATTGATAGCATTTAATAAACAGGACCTTTTAACGTCTAAAGGAGCTGAAGTCATAAGGTCACAATTAGAAAAGGAAATGTTCTATTGAATATTCTTTTTTGGTGAAATATAAAGTTGAGCGAAAAAGCTTTGCTAGagattttttatagtttctgTTAGTGGTCAACTGGTTTCATGAATTGTTACCTCAGACATTTAGTAAAAcgttatgatattttatttttagttttctatacaCAGCACTTAGTGACAGTGTTATATCATACAATATCCCACCTGTATTGATAGCATGTAATAAACAGGACCTTTTAACGTCTAAAGGAGCTGAGGTCATAAGGTCACAATTAGAAAAGGAAATGTAAGTACCGGTGTAGCTATATAAATAAGTCATCATTTGTTTTTGAACACAAAATCTTACTCAAAAATTTCTATCGATATCAATTAAATGGAAATTTAAATaatcagatttacaaatattgtttattgtGTTTCATATGCGTGTCTTTTATTTGGTTAATACCACTAGGTCAATGCTGCTGGTGGTAGATGATTTGTCCTAAATTGGTTAGCCATTAAGTAGTCGGCATatttgtgttgacatgaaaaaTCAAggaatttttgtaaatttattattaaaaatatgttttgattatttgaaaaGATATTGCTACCCCAAGGCATAGATAACTTAGCCATATTTGCCACAAGTTTTTGAACTTTTCTCtttaatataagatttggtCATCCAACTGATTAAAATCAAGAACCACTGATAAGTCTAAGTTACAGATTAAGTACTCATCTCAGGTACCAAATTATATTGGATTCCTAATTTGTATTACTCCATGAACATGTAACAATTATTTTCCAACTAATCCCCATTTTTTGTTTGCACAATTTAGCTCCCATGTGTACAAGTGCTATTGTAGAgggaaaattacaaaatcacaaCTACTTAGGTTGTCAGATGTCAGAGCAACCTCGCCCTTCCCAAAACCACTTACAGTATTACAACTTTATGGAAGAAATCATAAATTTGCCAATCAAacatataattcaaatatttatgatatttcagGAACACATTGAGAGTAACAAGGTCAGCCTCATTGCAGCAGATCGAAAGTTCTGGAAACAACAATACTTTTCTTGGTAAACGTAACAAGGATTTCAGTTTTGATGATCTGAAACCAATGAAAGTTGACTTTGTAGAATGTAGCTTGAAGGGTAAAAATGCTGAAAGTAAACCAGAAATGAAGGACCTTGAAGATTGGTTGATAAAAATAGCTTAAGATTTGATTGGTTATTCAAAAATTCATGAATGCAAGTTGTGTATGCCTGACAAATCAAAATGTGTGTTTAAAACCAAGTTTGTTTTATAGAAGAACTGTTAAGGATATACATGTTGTGTTTGTAGTTTAAATGGATAGTGTTTGTTAAAATGTACTTAAGTACCACTTGTTAATCAATGCTCATATAATTAGCATGTTTAGAGTATTCTTAAAATATAGAGATCAATCATTATCACATATTTTATGACAACCAAAGGCATTAAGAGTAATTGATTGAATTTTGTAGAAGTTTTCAAGTCATTCAATTtgtacaaagttttttttttttttaagagacAGTCAGAATTTGTATGGGAAGATACTCAAATTGTcaattgtgtatattttgtttggtGCTGGAAGGAGAAATAAATTCTGAAATtggaatgttttaatttattagaCCTATACACCAATTAAGGACCCTAATTTGCATAGATCAaggtgtgcatttattattgcaaatcCCTGATGATAAGCAAATTGACCAAGATTACTTAGTACAATAATATTCTAGTACCTATTTTTGTAACACAATAAGCCTAGAAAGATCGCTTGAACATTCTTGAGTTACATGTATATGGGTAACTTTTAAACAACAGCAACAATTtgaaacaagaggctgtcacaacgacagcaaaccggatttattagcatttatttgtgtcctggcaatatcacaagaaccattactgatgattggtgaaagttaaaattgtcaatatcaaatttgacctctattttgtcatcagtatcaacatattaaaatttgaaaagctcagattgaatggtttgtgagtaaatgcaacaacgtgaatggaaacaccattttacgatctttcaagaaccataactcctgaacggtaaaagtcaaaatcgtcattattgaacttgacctctattttgtcatcagtaacaacatattaaaatttgagaagctttggttgaatggttcatgagaaatgcacggacacgactggaaacaccatttttcaatctttcaagaaccataactcctgaacggtaaaagtcaaaatcgtcattattgaacttgacctccattttgtcaccagtaacaacatattaaaatttgggaagctttggtagaacagttcatgcgtaaatgcacggacacgactggaaacgccattttttcaatctttcaagaaccataactcctgaacggtaaaagtcaaaatcgtcattattgaatttgacctccattttgtcaccagtaacaacatatcaaaatttgggaagctttggtagaactgttcatgcgtaaatgcacgaacacgactggaaacgccatttttcaatctttcaagaaccataactcctgaacggtaaaagtcaaaatggcaattattgaacttgaccttcatttagttgtcagtaacaacatattaaaattttaaaagctttggttgaacggttcttgAGTTAATGaaggacaacatttgattgccgcccgccgagcatccccaatTTAATTatcgacatttttgtcacaaaaatccggttaaaaaaaGTGATAATTGTATgcttaaacaattattttaaggCATTTGGTTTAAAGCTGAATGACAGCATATCATTTGTCCAAATACTTGTCACTTTCATGGAGTTTTTGTCtgcaattaaaaattttctGAGTAAAtaagtaattttgttttttacctgATTGCACAAAGAGCAAAACTGGAACAAGTTTGAATGGTCAGGCATAGAAAAGTGGATACATGTAGCAACTTGTAATCCAACTTcaagttttcaaatttcaacGATTGAAGAAGTGAACCTGTTCTCATGGaattgtttgataaattttctcCTGTATTTCCAGATATGGGAACCTAGTCATATTTCAGCAAAATTTAGCAAAGAGATATTCAATACTGTGCACACACTCCTTCACTGTTCACCCATACACTTGAAGCCCAAAGGAATGAAGTTGTGCATCAGGTTTTAGAGAAAGAAAACAATCAGCATAAACTTCTGGATTCATTTGCATGCCTGTTGACTGATGCTTTATGGTTAAATGTTAGGTAGCTTGTATtgaacaaaatgattttttttttagctgcaACTTGATAATGGTGAGTGGTAATTTGTTAGCAATTTTATATCTGCCATGCAGCCACTTCATGTTTGCCAatagttttgtaatttttgtaagaaattttttgtcaaagttttctTGTCTTGTTTTGAagggaattatttttttcatttggtctGCAGCTTGATAATGATGAGTTGTTGTGTGTTAGCAATTTTTACATTTGCCTTGCAGCCTGTTCCTGTTTGATAATAGCTTGAAATTTTACAACAGTTGCTGTACAAGGCAAATTCAATGAAAGGGAATGATCAGTTGTACTTCAATATATATGCAACCTCAATCAAATACATGCAGCAAAACAGATCGAGACTTGGTTTTGGTCATGTTTGAACTTTCATTTTCAGATGAGCTAAAgctgaacttaaattttttccaCTAGAGTGTACATGCTATACTAattcacatttgaatttatgttgGAAGTCATTTAATGAAGGTTTACTACAAGAATTTCATAAATTAACATTATCAAAGATCAATGTAAAtgtaggtcaaggtcagatgaaccctgcTAGAGAGATGTGTGTACCTTACAATAATTCTATAAACCAAATACAGTTGTCCTATTGTTAATCATGCTCATATAAGTATTTGAGAAATGGACACAAGATTGCACATGCTAAAATGtggccttctttactaatcatagatattatgttgaaagtcctaaatataaagctttattacaactgtcacacaaacttaacattaaccaagaaaactaaattttggccaataaaccatgaaaatgagtttaaggtcaaatgaaccatgccaggcaggcaTGAACAGCTTAccattcttccatacaacaaatatagttaatctattgtttataattgaagaaaaacagaccaaaacaaaacaaaaaatgattcaaaagcaatgaacaatgaaaatgaggtcaaggtagaATAAAACCTGCACAaatgacatatagatcataaaatatttccatacaccaaatatagttgacctattgcatatagtattagaaaaaagaccaaactcaaaaacttaactttgaccactgaagcatgaatgaggtcaaggtcggatgacacctgccagctagacatgtataccttacaatcattccattcaccaaatatagtagacctattgcatacagtttaagaaaaacagaccaaaagacaaaaacttaactatgaccactgaaccatgaatatGAGGTAAAgttcagatgacacctgccagttggacatgttcaccttaAAGTCTTTCcaaacaccaaatatactagacctattgcttatacatgtagtatcttaagatatggacttgaccaccaaaactttaccttgttcactgatccataaaatgaggtcaaggttcagtgaaaactgtctgaagggcatgaggaccttgcaaggtacgcacatcccaaatatagttatccttttacttataataaaagagaatttaacattacaaaaaaggtca
Coding sequences within it:
- the LOC134693854 gene encoding signal recognition particle receptor subunit beta-like, with the translated sequence MGAGIQEQILQYANLLTDNVQKQDPTTIGILVASLVVLLTIVLLVCRGKSNKRSGVLVLGICESGKTLLYTRLVHQNYTDTFSSIASNSGSYQVQGKNKSLRIIDVPGHERLRQTMLHQYKSLARGIIFMVDSSTLQKEIKDVADFLYTALSDSVISYNIPPVLIACNKQDLLTSKGAEVIRSQLEKEMNTLRVTRSASLQQIESSGNNNTFLGKRNKDFSFDDLKPMKVDFVECSLKGKNAESKPEMKDLEDWLIKIA